Within Kineothrix sp. MB12-C1, the genomic segment AATAAAAACCAATAAGGCCGCAGCAAACTGATCTTGATATCAATTTTCCTGCGGCTTTTTGCTTGTCTCTATTTTCTATATTTTTCTTTTTATTTATATTTTCTCGATACTTTTAAGCGATTCATAGCCCGGGATAACGTAGCCTGGGTATGATAATGTTCGCGGATACTCTGTTGCTGGCGCAGTCGTTCCTGAGCACGTTCCTGAGCCTCCTGAGCTCTTCGAATATCGATTTCTTCCGGTTTCTCCGCTGTCTGAACGAGAAGTCTGGCCCGGTTATTCACCATTTCAAAAAAACCGAGCCCGACAACTGCATTTATTTCATTCCCATCCTCCATGCGAATCTTAATATCACCTTCGACCACAGCAATAACCATATTTTCATGATTGGCAAGGACACCTACCATTCCATCCAAGGTTGGAAGAATGAGAGATTCACAACGACCATTATGAAAAATTCTGTCGGCGGCTATCACCTTTAAGTAAAATGTGTTCATACAACGCCTCTCTTTCCTATCATACCATAGAAGCTGCCTTTTCCTTTACTTCATCAATAGTACCCACGTTGAAGAAGGCGTTCTCCGGATACTCATCCATCTCACCATCCAAAATGGCTTTGAATCCTTTGATCGTGTCCGCAACCGGCACATACTTTCCGGATATACCCGTGAAATTCTCAGCCACATGGAAGGGCTGTGATAAAAACTTCTGTATCTTTCTCGCACGGAATACCGTTATCTTATCTTCTTCGGACAACTCCTCCATGCCGAGGATCGCTATAATATCCTGTAATTCTTTATATTTCTGTAATGTCTCTTGTACCCGTCTTGCTGTCTCGTAATGTTCCTCACCTATTACATCCGCCTCCAGAATACGGGAAGTGGATTCCAAAGGATCTACCGCAGGATAAATACCTTGTTCCACAATCTTTCTGGAAAGTACCGTGGTAGCATCCAAATGAGAGAAGGTCGTCGCAGGCGCCGGGTCCGTCAAATCGTCTGCGGGCACATAAACTGCCTGTACGGAAGTGATGGAGCCGCTTTTCGTAGATGCGATACGTTCCTGTAATTCGCCCATTTCCGTTGCTAACGTAGGCTGATATCCTACCGCCGAAGGCATACGTCCCAGCAGTGCCGATACCTCAGAACCAGCCTGAGTGAACCGGAAGATATTATCGATAAATAAAAGCACATTCTGATGCTTCACATCACGGAAATATTCCGCCATAGTAAGACCTGTTTCAGCAACGCGCATACGCGCTCCGGGAGGCTCATTCATCTGTCCGAATACTAAGGCTGTTTTCTCCAGCACTCCGGATTCCTTCATCTCACTCCATAAATCGTTTCCTTCCCTGGAACGTTCTCCCACACCGGTAAAAATGGAATAACCGCCGTGTTCCGTTGCAATATTACGAATCAGCTCCTGAATCAAAACAGTTTTCCCTACGCCGGCACCGCCGAAAAGGCCAATCTTACCTCCCTTGGCATATGGAGTCAGAAGATCGATCACTTTAATTCCTGTTTCCAGAATCTCCACCGCAGGGCTTTGATCCGCGAAGGTAGGCGGCTCTCTATGAATTACCCACTTCTCTTCCTGATCCAAGTTCTCTTCGCCATCCAAAGTCTCACCGAGCACGTTAAAAAGGCGGCCTAATGTCTTCTCGCCCACCGGCACCCGGATGCCGCTTCCTGTAGCGGTTACTTCCATATCTCTGTAGAGTCCTTCGCTGGAGGCAAGCATAATACAGCGCACCATATTATTTCCGATATGCTGCGCAACTTCCATGACACAACGCTTTTCTCCGTTTTGTACCTCCAAAGCATCCTTGATACCAGGCAGGTCATTGTCTTCAAACTCTACGTCCACAACAGGTCCCATCACCTGAACTATTTTTCCTTGCTTCATATGCTTCGACTCCTAACTCATCTTCTTTTTCTTCTGGGCTTTCGCTCCGCCGATTACCTCCGTAATCTGCTGAGTGATCACCGCCTGCCTCGCTCTATGATATATAATATCCAGTTCCTTCAACATGCTGTTCGCATTATCAACTGCTGCCTCCATCGCCATCATACGTGAATTCTGTTCGCTGCAAAACGATTCTACCAGCGCCCCATAGATAAAGCCTACCAGGTAATCGGATGCCATGTGATTTACCACGGTATAAATATCCGGCAAAAAGGCTAGCTCTTCCATGTGTACATCCGCAGATAAGGCCTGGCTGAACCTGGATTTCTTCAACGGAAGTAACTTCATCATTTCCGCCTCTGCCTGCATGGCCGTTTCCATTTTGGTATAAATGACATAGATTTCATCGAGTTCGCCTCTATTATATCTTTCCATCACTATTTCTGAAATGTCTCTCGCCCTGCTCAGCGTGGGATTCTGAACGACATATCGGAACTCCTCTTCTATCTCAATCTTCTTACGCCTGAAATACTGACGGCCCATTTCCCCCAATACGAACAATACCGGATCGTGGCAGACCGCCATCTGTTCCTCTACCAACTTGATCACATTATGGTTATAGGCTCCTACAAGTCCTTTATCCGCGGTGATAATAATATATCCAACTTTCTTATCTTCCGGATTTCTCTCTTCTTCACTTTCAAAATAACGACTTTCCATATCGGGCACATGCCGCAATATCTGACTCATGGTATTTTGCAGCGTGTAGAAATATGGCTCCGTAGCTTCCAGACTCTTTCTCGCCTTTTTAAGCTTGGAAGAAGAAATCATATACATAGCATTGGTAATCTTCCTTGTATCTTGTATGCTCTTCATCCTCGTTTGGATTTCTTTTATACTCGCCATACGCTATCACCTGCTCTTATATTCCCTTGCCGCCGCAATAATCTGTTCCGCTAATTCATCCGTCAAGGCTTTCTTCTCTTCGATCTCAGCACCTAAATGTGGATGGTTCCTACCCAGAAATCCCAGAATTTCGCTTTGGAAGCTCTTCACTTTCTTCACATCCACATCGTCAAAAATATGATTCTCAGCAAGGCAAAGGGTCATTACTTTCTCGTGAAGGGAAAGAGGCTGTGCCAAGGGCTGCTTCAAAAGTTCCATTAGCACCTTTCCGTGCTGTAACTGCTGTTTCGTCGTCTCATCCAAGTCCGAACTGAACTGTGTGAACACTTCCATTTCTCTATATTGCGCCAAATTGATACGGATGCTTCCCGA encodes:
- the atpC gene encoding ATP synthase F1 subunit epsilon, which produces MNTFYLKVIAADRIFHNGRCESLILPTLDGMVGVLANHENMVIAVVEGDIKIRMEDGNEINAVVGLGFFEMVNNRARLLVQTAEKPEEIDIRRAQEAQERAQERLRQQQSIREHYHTQATLSRAMNRLKVSRKYK
- the atpD gene encoding F0F1 ATP synthase subunit beta; this encodes MKQGKIVQVMGPVVDVEFEDNDLPGIKDALEVQNGEKRCVMEVAQHIGNNMVRCIMLASSEGLYRDMEVTATGSGIRVPVGEKTLGRLFNVLGETLDGEENLDQEEKWVIHREPPTFADQSPAVEILETGIKVIDLLTPYAKGGKIGLFGGAGVGKTVLIQELIRNIATEHGGYSIFTGVGERSREGNDLWSEMKESGVLEKTALVFGQMNEPPGARMRVAETGLTMAEYFRDVKHQNVLLFIDNIFRFTQAGSEVSALLGRMPSAVGYQPTLATEMGELQERIASTKSGSITSVQAVYVPADDLTDPAPATTFSHLDATTVLSRKIVEQGIYPAVDPLESTSRILEADVIGEEHYETARRVQETLQKYKELQDIIAILGMEELSEEDKITVFRARKIQKFLSQPFHVAENFTGISGKYVPVADTIKGFKAILDGEMDEYPENAFFNVGTIDEVKEKAASMV
- the atpG gene encoding ATP synthase F1 subunit gamma encodes the protein MASIKEIQTRMKSIQDTRKITNAMYMISSSKLKKARKSLEATEPYFYTLQNTMSQILRHVPDMESRYFESEEERNPEDKKVGYIIITADKGLVGAYNHNVIKLVEEQMAVCHDPVLFVLGEMGRQYFRRKKIEIEEEFRYVVQNPTLSRARDISEIVMERYNRGELDEIYVIYTKMETAMQAEAEMMKLLPLKKSRFSQALSADVHMEELAFLPDIYTVVNHMASDYLVGFIYGALVESFCSEQNSRMMAMEAAVDNANSMLKELDIIYHRARQAVITQQITEVIGGAKAQKKKKMS